The proteins below come from a single Streptococcus hyointestinalis genomic window:
- a CDS encoding CYTH domain-containing protein, which translates to MNHLEIEFKTMLTKDEFNRLKAQFSHVAPVTQTNYYFDTENFDMKAHRMSLRIRTISNAAELTLKIPKNVGNWEYNIALPIDEAKEMIKTGKLPENDITKRIKDQGVDPSALAVFGYLTTTRRECQTAIGLMALDDNQYAGIRDYELELEVLDAKKGKDDFDHFLAEQSINFKYAKSKVARFSATLRHQKTDKNS; encoded by the coding sequence ATGAACCATCTTGAGATAGAATTTAAAACGATGCTGACAAAAGACGAGTTTAATCGTCTCAAGGCGCAATTTTCACACGTAGCACCTGTCACACAAACCAACTACTACTTTGATACTGAAAACTTCGACATGAAAGCCCACCGTATGTCACTGCGTATCCGCACCATCTCAAACGCAGCCGAGCTGACCCTAAAAATCCCAAAAAACGTCGGCAACTGGGAGTACAATATCGCTCTGCCCATTGATGAGGCTAAGGAGATGATTAAAACAGGAAAATTACCTGAAAATGACATTACAAAGCGTATCAAAGACCAAGGGGTCGACCCAAGTGCGCTAGCTGTTTTTGGCTATCTCACCACCACTAGACGAGAATGCCAAACGGCGATTGGGCTCATGGCTTTAGATGACAATCAATACGCTGGCATTCGTGACTATGAACTTGAGCTAGAAGTGCTTGACGCTAAAAAAGGTAAGGATGATTTTGACCACTTCTTAGCCGAGCAAAGTATCAATTTCAAATACGCTAAAAGCAAGGTTGCCAGATTCAGTGCTACACTGAGACACCAAAAGACAGATAAAAACAGCTAG
- a CDS encoding heavy metal translocating P-type ATPase, with translation MRFRKFIITALIGIFALVMEFIFDQPHIAYLLVAIAGGCMALVMLVDMIKTLRRGQYGVDLLAIVAIVTTLLVGDYWASLMILIMLTGGESLEEYASRQAGRELRELLDNSPQEAHLKKGEDWVDVPVDDVAIGDIILVKPNEVIPIDGVVVQGETSVNESSLTGESLLVDKTLNDEVLSGSINGDNAIRIKASRLAKDSQYQVLVNLIKETEQKPARFVRLADRYAVPFTVAAFVIGGLAWYISGDVMRFAQVLVVASPCPLILAAPIAFVAGMSRSSRSGIVIKSATSFEMLEKAKLIAFDKTGTITNGQLMVANIVPNTGVSKEELLQIAASSEQESTHILARSLVDYAKQEGIDLLPLTSSKELTAMGVESQIDGHLIRAGKASLMTDLSSDLQAHETAIYVSKDDHYLGYISFKDTIRPESKKTIERLKNYGIQNVLMLTGDKKAVAEKVAKEVGITQVQAECLPQDKIKRLQDAPSDQHPTVMVGDGVNDAPALVAADVGIAMGAHGATTASENADVVILQDDLSKVADLVGISKDTLLVAKQSVWIGLGICFLLMLIASTGVIPALLGAILQEVIDTISILSALRARKDR, from the coding sequence ATGCGATTTAGAAAATTTATCATCACGGCACTGATTGGTATCTTTGCGCTTGTTATGGAGTTTATCTTTGACCAGCCTCACATTGCTTATCTTTTGGTGGCTATTGCAGGTGGGTGTATGGCGCTTGTCATGTTGGTTGATATGATTAAGACGCTTCGCCGTGGTCAATATGGTGTTGACCTTTTAGCCATCGTGGCTATTGTGACGACGCTTTTAGTCGGTGACTACTGGGCGAGTCTCATGATTTTAATCATGCTGACAGGTGGTGAGAGCTTAGAAGAGTATGCTAGCCGTCAGGCTGGTCGAGAATTGCGAGAGCTTTTGGACAATTCACCACAAGAAGCGCACCTGAAAAAAGGAGAAGACTGGGTAGATGTTCCTGTTGATGACGTAGCGATTGGCGATATTATTTTAGTAAAACCAAACGAAGTCATCCCTATTGACGGTGTAGTGGTGCAAGGAGAGACCAGCGTCAATGAATCCTCTCTGACGGGTGAGTCACTCCTAGTAGATAAAACGCTTAACGACGAAGTGCTGTCTGGTTCGATAAATGGCGACAATGCCATTCGGATAAAAGCAAGTCGTTTGGCTAAGGACAGTCAGTACCAAGTCTTGGTTAATCTCATCAAGGAAACAGAGCAAAAGCCTGCCCGCTTTGTGCGTCTGGCAGACCGCTATGCGGTACCGTTTACCGTTGCTGCCTTTGTCATTGGTGGGCTTGCTTGGTATATCAGTGGTGATGTCATGCGCTTTGCACAAGTTTTAGTGGTTGCCTCTCCTTGTCCTTTGATTTTAGCAGCGCCAATTGCCTTTGTGGCAGGGATGAGTCGCTCAAGCCGCTCTGGTATTGTCATCAAGTCAGCAACCAGCTTTGAAATGCTGGAAAAAGCAAAGCTAATCGCCTTTGATAAGACAGGCACCATCACCAACGGTCAGCTTATGGTGGCTAACATTGTTCCAAATACTGGCGTCTCAAAAGAAGAACTCTTGCAGATTGCAGCTAGTAGCGAGCAAGAATCCACACACATTTTGGCTCGTTCCTTGGTTGATTACGCTAAACAAGAAGGCATAGACTTGTTGCCACTGACTTCTAGCAAGGAGCTAACAGCCATGGGAGTGGAGAGTCAGATTGATGGGCATCTCATCCGAGCAGGAAAGGCGAGCCTGATGACTGATTTGTCTAGTGATTTGCAGGCGCATGAGACCGCTATTTATGTCTCAAAAGACGACCACTATCTAGGTTATATCAGCTTTAAGGATACCATTCGCCCAGAGTCTAAAAAAACCATAGAGCGCCTCAAAAACTATGGCATTCAAAATGTGCTTATGCTGACAGGGGACAAAAAAGCTGTCGCTGAAAAAGTCGCTAAAGAAGTGGGTATCACACAAGTGCAGGCAGAGTGTCTGCCCCAAGATAAAATCAAACGTCTGCAGGACGCCCCAAGTGACCAACACCCAACAGTCATGGTAGGAGATGGGGTCAATGACGCTCCAGCGCTTGTCGCAGCTGATGTCGGTATTGCCATGGGAGCGCACGGTGCGACAACGGCTAGTGAAAATGCGGACGTTGTCATCCTCCAAGATGACCTCAGTAAAGTGGCTGACTTGGTTGGTATCTCAAAAGATACGCTTCTTGTTGCAAAACAGTCTGTATGGATTGGGCTTGGTATTTGTTTCTTATTGATGTTGATAGCAAGTACTGGTGTTATCCCAGCTTTACTAGGTGCTATCTTACAGGAGGTTATTGATACCATATCCATTTTATCAGCGCTAAGAGCGAGAAAAGACAGATAA
- a CDS encoding ribose-phosphate diphosphokinase gives MVEQYADKPIKLFSLTSNLPIAEKISEVSGIPLGKVSCRQFSDGEIMINIEETVRGDDIYIIQSTSFPVNDNLWELLIMIDACKRASANSVNVVIPYFGYARQDRIAASREPITAKLVANMLVKAGVDRLLTLDLHAVQVQGFFDIPVDNLFTVPLFAEHYSRLGFTGEDVVVVSPKNSGIKRARSLAEVLDAPIAIIDYAQDDASREEGYIIGEVEGKKAIIIDDILNTGKTFAEAAKILERGGATDIYAVASHGLFAGGAADVLEASPIKDIVVTDSVLTKERVPENVTYLSAADLIAKAIVRIHERRPLSPLFAYQKD, from the coding sequence ATGGTCGAACAATATGCCGACAAACCTATCAAGTTATTTTCACTCACTTCCAACCTTCCAATTGCTGAGAAGATTTCTGAAGTCTCAGGAATCCCGCTTGGAAAGGTTTCTTGCCGTCAGTTCTCAGATGGCGAGATTATGATTAACATTGAGGAAACTGTGCGTGGTGATGATATTTACATCATCCAGTCGACTAGTTTTCCAGTCAATGACAATCTTTGGGAATTATTGATTATGATTGATGCGTGTAAGCGTGCTAGTGCCAACTCTGTCAATGTTGTCATTCCATACTTTGGCTACGCTAGACAGGATCGTATCGCTGCGTCTCGTGAGCCAATCACAGCAAAACTTGTTGCTAATATGCTAGTCAAAGCTGGTGTTGACCGCTTATTGACACTTGACCTGCACGCTGTTCAAGTACAAGGATTTTTCGATATCCCAGTTGATAATCTCTTTACTGTGCCGCTTTTTGCTGAGCATTACTCACGCCTTGGCTTTACTGGTGAGGATGTTGTCGTTGTTAGCCCTAAAAACTCAGGTATCAAGCGTGCCCGCAGTCTTGCTGAAGTGTTAGACGCGCCGATTGCTATCATTGACTACGCTCAAGACGACGCTTCTCGTGAAGAGGGCTACATCATTGGTGAGGTTGAAGGTAAAAAAGCTATCATCATTGACGACATCTTAAATACTGGAAAAACATTTGCTGAAGCAGCGAAAATTTTGGAGCGTGGTGGCGCTACTGACATCTACGCTGTTGCCAGCCATGGTCTCTTTGCTGGCGGTGCTGCTGATGTCTTGGAAGCTTCTCCAATCAAAGACATCGTCGTTACAGACTCTGTTCTGACAAAAGAGCGTGTCCCAGAAAATGTGACTTACCTCTCTGCAGCTGACCTCATTGCAAAAGCAATCGTGCGCATCCACGAGCGCCGTCCGCTCAGCCCATTGTTTGCATACCAAAAAGACTAA
- a CDS encoding cysteine desulfurase family protein: MTHTPIYLDNAATTAMTPSVIEAMTELMTTDFGNPSSIHSFGRQANQRLRTYRQTLAQALDAPSHEVIFTSGATESNNHAIKGYALANQEKGKHLITTEIEHHSVLHTMAYLEDRFGFEVTYLKPQNGQITADMLKEALRDDTILVSVMYSNNETGDLLPIAEMAEALRDHQAVFHVDAVQAFGKLALRPHELGIDFLSASAHKFHGPKGVGILFAKAHHMDSLLHGGEQEEKRRASTENMVGIAGMAQATADAMLHLEENYRKVEQLKDTFLAELDGVDYYINGSDTRMPHVLNIGFPNQSNSVLLTLLDLKGFAVSTGSACTAGTVEPSHVLTSYYGSHSKRLAESIRISISDLNTLEEVTLLAQALKEIIGR; encoded by the coding sequence ATCACACACACACCAATTTACTTAGACAATGCTGCTACTACCGCTATGACACCCTCAGTCATTGAAGCGATGACTGAGCTGATGACGACAGACTTTGGCAACCCCTCTAGTATCCATAGTTTTGGACGACAGGCAAACCAAAGGCTGCGCACTTATCGTCAAACCTTGGCGCAGGCGCTTGATGCCCCAAGTCATGAAGTCATCTTTACCTCTGGAGCTACAGAGAGCAACAACCATGCCATTAAAGGCTATGCTCTTGCTAACCAGGAGAAGGGAAAACACCTCATCACAACAGAGATTGAGCACCATTCTGTCCTGCATACAATGGCGTATCTGGAGGATCGCTTCGGCTTTGAGGTGACCTATCTCAAGCCACAAAACGGTCAGATTACAGCCGATATGCTCAAAGAAGCGCTACGAGATGACACTATCCTAGTCAGTGTCATGTACTCTAACAATGAAACAGGAGACTTGCTTCCTATTGCTGAAATGGCGGAGGCGCTTAGAGACCACCAAGCTGTTTTTCACGTGGACGCTGTGCAGGCTTTTGGTAAGCTAGCGCTAAGACCGCATGAGTTGGGGATTGATTTTCTTTCTGCTTCTGCTCATAAATTCCATGGACCAAAAGGTGTCGGTATTTTGTTTGCTAAGGCACATCACATGGATAGCCTCCTTCATGGTGGTGAGCAAGAGGAAAAGCGCCGAGCTAGCACTGAAAATATGGTAGGCATTGCTGGTATGGCACAGGCAACTGCTGACGCTATGCTTCATTTGGAGGAAAACTACCGCAAGGTAGAACAACTCAAAGATACCTTCCTAGCCGAGCTAGACGGTGTGGACTACTACATCAACGGTAGCGACACAAGAATGCCGCATGTCTTAAATATTGGTTTTCCTAATCAGTCAAACAGTGTGCTCTTGACACTGCTTGATTTGAAAGGCTTTGCTGTCTCCACTGGCTCTGCTTGTACAGCTGGGACTGTTGAGCCTAGTCATGTCCTAACCAGCTATTACGGTAGCCACTCTAAGCGTTTGGCGGAGTCTATCCGTATCAGCATCTCAGACCTCAACACCCTAGAGGAAGTCACACTTCTTGCCCAAGCTTTAAAAGAAATCATAGGGAGATAA
- a CDS encoding DUF1831 domain-containing protein, with protein MAFETEIHLADCPFIYTISPNIKKYTLRDTTFVQNKVGNFELTRLLEEVPNSGDGFPLKITINKDLTAFKLVITDKSGLRLVNIFKNKDLKILQDKFYFLMDSLVERDVFTKREA; from the coding sequence ATGGCTTTTGAAACTGAAATTCATCTGGCTGATTGTCCTTTTATCTACACGATCAGCCCAAACATCAAAAAATACACATTACGTGATACGACCTTTGTGCAAAATAAAGTCGGCAATTTTGAATTAACACGACTGCTTGAGGAAGTGCCCAATTCTGGTGACGGCTTTCCTCTTAAAATCACGATTAACAAAGATTTAACAGCTTTTAAACTTGTCATTACAGACAAATCGGGGCTTCGCTTGGTCAATATTTTCAAAAATAAAGACCTCAAAATTTTGCAAGACAAGTTCTACTTTTTAATGGATAGCCTGGTAGAGCGTGACGTCTTTACCAAGAGAGAGGCTTAA
- a CDS encoding redox-sensing transcriptional repressor Rex — MTIDKSIPKATAKRLPLYYRIFKRFNTNNFEKASSKQIADAIGIDSATVRRDFSYFGELGRRGFGYDVKKLMNFFADILNDHSTTNVMLVGCGNIGRALLHYRFHDRNKMQITLAFDRDDNSLVGTKTEDGIPIYGISTIKEHLKDQYIETAILTVPSLQAQEVADILVDAGIKGILSFSPVHLNVPKDVIVQYVDLTSELQTLLYFMSQAHDQTS, encoded by the coding sequence ATGACTATTGATAAGTCTATTCCTAAGGCAACAGCAAAGCGATTGCCACTTTATTACAGGATTTTTAAACGGTTTAACACCAACAATTTTGAAAAAGCCAGCTCAAAACAGATTGCAGACGCTATTGGTATTGACTCAGCGACGGTGCGTCGTGACTTTTCCTATTTTGGTGAGCTGGGACGTCGTGGATTTGGCTATGATGTCAAAAAACTCATGAATTTTTTTGCTGATATTCTAAACGACCACTCGACGACCAATGTCATGCTGGTGGGGTGTGGTAATATCGGACGAGCGCTTCTACACTACCGCTTTCATGACCGCAACAAAATGCAAATCACGCTCGCTTTTGACCGTGATGATAACAGCCTAGTCGGCACTAAAACCGAAGATGGCATTCCTATCTATGGGATTTCAACCATAAAAGAGCACTTAAAAGACCAGTATATCGAAACAGCGATTTTGACCGTTCCTAGCTTGCAGGCTCAGGAAGTGGCTGATATTCTCGTTGACGCTGGTATCAAAGGCATTTTGAGCTTTTCACCTGTTCACCTCAATGTGCCAAAAGATGTGATTGTCCAGTATGTGGACTTGACGAGTGAGCTTCAGACCTTACTGTACTTTATGAGTCAAGCCCATGACCAGACAAGCTAG
- a CDS encoding gamma-glutamyl-gamma-aminobutyrate hydrolase family protein, which translates to MVKPIIGIMGNQRIKKDINLPWSYAPTGFVKGVQRAGGLPLILPISSEEDAKTYVSMVDKVLLIGGQNVDPKFYQEERHASENDFFLERDVFELAVIKEAIKQKKPIFGVCRGLQLMNVALGGTLNQDIKGHWQSEEGNVRTHPVVIKNDCILSKIYGAHAQINSFHRQSIKTMAESLKPIAFDPDTGIVEAAVSVDKTITFLGVQWHPELLIDDSAKDMALFDYFVNEL; encoded by the coding sequence ATGGTAAAACCAATTATTGGGATTATGGGAAACCAACGCATTAAAAAAGACATCAACCTCCCGTGGTCATACGCCCCAACGGGCTTTGTCAAGGGGGTACAACGAGCTGGAGGGCTACCGCTTATCCTGCCAATCAGTAGCGAAGAAGACGCTAAAACCTATGTCTCTATGGTGGACAAGGTCTTGTTGATTGGTGGGCAAAATGTTGACCCCAAATTTTATCAAGAAGAACGCCACGCTAGTGAAAACGATTTCTTTCTTGAACGTGATGTCTTTGAGCTGGCTGTCATCAAAGAAGCTATCAAGCAGAAAAAGCCCATATTTGGTGTTTGCCGTGGACTGCAGCTGATGAATGTAGCCCTTGGTGGCACGCTGAACCAAGACATCAAGGGGCATTGGCAAAGTGAAGAGGGCAATGTCAGAACGCACCCTGTCGTCATCAAAAACGACTGCATTCTCTCAAAAATCTACGGTGCGCATGCGCAGATCAACTCTTTTCACCGTCAAAGCATCAAAACAATGGCAGAGTCTCTAAAGCCTATCGCCTTTGACCCCGATACAGGGATTGTTGAGGCGGCAGTTTCAGTTGATAAAACCATCACTTTTTTAGGCGTTCAATGGCATCCAGAATTGCTCATTGATGACAGTGCCAAGGATATGGCGCTCTTTGACTACTTTGTCAATGAACTCTAA
- the radC gene encoding RadC family protein, whose protein sequence is MYEIQNQAEQLRPRERLQALGADKLSNHELLAILLRTGTKEMPVLDISTQIINQMTSLADFKHLSLQELQQIKGIGKVKSIELKAMIELARRIQDSEYKRADQILSSQQLARRMMLELSDSKQEHLIALYLDTQNRIIEQKTIFIGTVRRSVAEPREILYYACKNMATSLIIVHNHPSGSATPSQNDKKFTEKIQAACQMIGIVCLDHIIVGQKEYYSFREEGEVLCD, encoded by the coding sequence ATGTATGAAATCCAGAACCAAGCTGAGCAGTTACGCCCAAGAGAACGCCTGCAGGCTCTAGGAGCTGACAAATTAAGCAATCACGAGTTACTAGCTATCCTGTTAAGAACTGGCACCAAGGAAATGCCTGTCCTTGACATTTCAACGCAAATCATCAACCAGATGACCTCTCTAGCTGATTTTAAGCACTTGTCTTTACAAGAATTGCAGCAAATCAAAGGAATCGGCAAGGTCAAGTCTATCGAGTTAAAAGCCATGATAGAGCTAGCAAGGCGCATCCAAGATTCTGAGTATAAGCGTGCAGACCAGATTTTAAGCAGTCAGCAGTTGGCACGCCGTATGATGTTAGAGCTCTCTGACAGCAAGCAAGAGCACTTGATTGCCCTTTATCTGGACACGCAAAATCGTATCATCGAGCAAAAGACGATTTTCATTGGAACGGTGCGACGCTCGGTCGCTGAACCTCGTGAGATTCTCTATTATGCCTGTAAAAATATGGCGACGAGTCTCATCATCGTGCACAATCACCCATCAGGCAGCGCCACGCCAAGCCAAAATGACAAAAAATTCACTGAAAAAATCCAAGCAGCTTGCCAGATGATTGGCATTGTCTGCTTGGATCATATCATTGTCGGACAAAAAGAGTATTACAGTTTTCGAGAAGAGGGAGAGGTGCTTTGCGATTAG
- a CDS encoding AI-2E family transporter, which yields MRFGKKQVYYLLALFILFLAVLNYWDAAASIVSTVFKAAQPFLIGAAVAYVVNIVMSLYEIGYDWLFKNVAFMKGLKRPLSMILAYTTFVVVIIWLFSIILPDLIASISSLMNIDTSIIKKLIKEINQNPHIARVINYVGSDKEIVSQITNFGQQILKQVLTALMSLMTSVTSIAQTFINVFMSVIFSFYVLGNKEKLGRQFNLLIDTFAGKYAKKMHYVIGILHKRFHGFIVGQTLEAMILGTLTAIGMMILSFPYASTIGVLVAFTALIPVIGAYIGVTIGFFLIVTQSVPQAVAFVIFMIILQQFEGNLIYPRVVGGSIGLPGMWVLVAITIGGSLYGFLGMLMAVPIAASIYQIIKDQVAKRQSVDLDNPDQKIPSEIIDE from the coding sequence ATGCGTTTTGGAAAAAAACAAGTTTACTATTTACTTGCTTTGTTTATACTCTTTTTGGCTGTTTTAAATTATTGGGATGCGGCAGCTTCTATTGTGAGCACTGTTTTTAAAGCAGCGCAGCCATTCTTGATTGGAGCAGCAGTGGCTTATGTAGTCAATATCGTCATGTCTCTTTACGAGATAGGCTATGACTGGCTGTTTAAGAATGTTGCCTTTATGAAAGGGCTCAAGCGTCCGCTGTCGATGATTTTAGCCTATACGACCTTTGTGGTTGTCATCATCTGGCTCTTTTCGATTATCCTGCCAGATCTTATCGCAAGTATCAGCTCGCTGATGAATATCGATACCTCCATCATCAAAAAGCTCATCAAAGAAATCAATCAAAATCCGCATATTGCAAGAGTGATTAACTATGTCGGCTCAGACAAGGAGATTGTCTCACAAATCACAAACTTTGGGCAACAGATTTTAAAACAAGTGCTGACAGCCTTGATGTCACTCATGACCTCTGTGACCTCTATCGCACAGACCTTTATCAATGTCTTTATGAGCGTGATTTTTTCTTTCTATGTTTTGGGCAACAAGGAAAAACTTGGGCGTCAGTTTAATCTCTTGATTGATACCTTTGCAGGTAAGTATGCCAAAAAAATGCACTATGTCATTGGGATTTTGCACAAACGTTTTCACGGTTTCATCGTTGGTCAAACACTAGAAGCCATGATTTTAGGGACTTTGACAGCTATTGGTATGATGATACTAAGTTTTCCTTATGCTAGTACGATTGGCGTTTTGGTCGCTTTTACAGCCCTTATCCCCGTGATTGGAGCATACATAGGTGTGACGATTGGCTTTTTCCTTATCGTTACCCAGTCTGTCCCTCAAGCAGTTGCCTTTGTTATCTTTATGATTATCCTGCAGCAGTTTGAGGGCAATCTCATCTATCCTCGTGTCGTTGGTGGCTCTATCGGGCTTCCTGGGATGTGGGTCTTGGTGGCGATTACCATCGGTGGCAGTCTCTATGGTTTTCTGGGAATGCTTATGGCTGTCCCTATTGCAGCTAGTATCTACCAAATCATCAAAGACCAAGTGGCAAAGCGCCAGTCAGTGGATTTAGACAACCCTGACCAAAAGATACCATCTGAAATTATTGATGAATAA
- a CDS encoding glycosyltransferase family 8 protein, with product MNSSIHLLFAIDDHYVEQFMVTLYSIVTNSSKASFDVYVMQKQPLAQNETIALFCEQLGVSYHPVVMGDDAFKDAPTTDRYPETIYYRLLAHEFLPEDLERILYVDADILCLNDIVPFYEMDLSGKCYAASSHTADSNIPELVNKLRLQNFETDGYYNTGVLLMNLSEIRKTVKRSAILDYIQKKGALLLLPDQDILNALYGHLVELVPDSIYNYDARYNTLYYARSFGEWDLNWVIEHTVFLHFCGRDKPWKDSYRGRYAALYKHYYHHVRRLSMTL from the coding sequence GTGAACTCTTCGATTCATTTGTTATTTGCTATTGATGACCACTACGTTGAGCAGTTTATGGTGACATTGTATTCGATTGTGACCAATAGTTCTAAGGCGTCGTTTGATGTCTATGTCATGCAAAAGCAGCCCCTAGCGCAAAATGAGACGATTGCCCTTTTTTGTGAGCAATTGGGTGTGTCTTATCACCCTGTTGTCATGGGAGATGATGCTTTTAAGGATGCGCCAACGACAGACCGCTATCCAGAGACGATTTACTACCGTCTGCTCGCTCACGAGTTTCTCCCAGAGGATCTAGAGCGTATTCTGTATGTGGATGCTGATATCTTGTGTCTTAACGACATTGTGCCATTTTACGAGATGGATTTATCCGGTAAATGCTACGCTGCTAGTAGCCATACCGCAGACAGCAATATTCCAGAGCTTGTCAATAAGCTGCGCTTGCAAAATTTTGAGACCGACGGCTATTACAACACTGGCGTTTTGCTGATGAATCTCTCTGAAATCCGAAAAACGGTCAAACGCTCTGCTATTTTAGACTATATCCAGAAAAAAGGAGCACTCTTGTTGCTGCCTGACCAGGACATTTTAAATGCGCTGTATGGGCACTTGGTGGAGCTTGTCCCAGATAGTATCTACAACTATGACGCACGCTACAACACACTCTACTATGCAAGGAGTTTTGGGGAATGGGATTTGAACTGGGTGATTGAGCATACTGTTTTTTTGCATTTTTGTGGGCGTGATAAGCCGTGGAAGGACAGTTACAGAGGGCGTTATGCTGCTTTATATAAGCATTATTATCACCATGTGAGACGTTTGTCTATGACATTATAA
- a CDS encoding YoaK family protein codes for MEKQTFRIFERLRFAALLTFVSGFLDAYTFTTQNQRFAGLQTGNLINMMVHLADGHVFLSLTYLVPVLFFALGQSVNVFLEPLVRQKGYHWHFVSSCLITIGVAIVAVYSPFVGHNATISGLSFCAAMQLDTFKRVRGQAYANIMMIGNIKRISQQLTTGFLQKDRKAISKGLHIAWVLLTFCLGAFAAALLTQIIGEYALYTVLIPLLMINAYLLFEKHPETASSQYEGSLMENTR; via the coding sequence TTGGAAAAACAAACATTTCGTATCTTTGAGCGTCTGCGGTTTGCGGCGCTCTTAACCTTTGTCAGTGGCTTTTTAGACGCTTATACCTTCACCACGCAAAATCAGCGCTTTGCAGGTCTCCAGACTGGCAATCTCATCAACATGATGGTGCACTTGGCAGACGGGCATGTTTTTTTATCGCTGACTTATCTTGTGCCGGTGCTCTTTTTTGCTCTGGGGCAGTCGGTTAACGTCTTTTTAGAGCCATTGGTTCGGCAAAAAGGCTATCATTGGCACTTTGTCAGTAGTTGTTTGATAACGATTGGTGTTGCCATTGTCGCTGTTTATTCGCCATTTGTGGGGCACAATGCAACCATCTCAGGTTTGTCCTTTTGTGCAGCCATGCAGCTGGATACCTTTAAGCGTGTGCGTGGGCAGGCTTACGCCAATATCATGATGATTGGAAATATCAAGCGTATCTCTCAGCAGCTCACAACAGGCTTTCTCCAAAAAGACCGCAAAGCCATCTCAAAAGGCTTACACATCGCTTGGGTTCTTCTGACCTTTTGCCTCGGCGCCTTTGCAGCAGCGCTGCTCACGCAAATCATCGGCGAGTATGCACTCTATACCGTCCTCATCCCCCTTTTGATGATAAACGCCTACCTTCTCTTTGAAAAACATCCAGAAACAGCTAGTAGCCAGTATGAGGGGTCACTAATGGAGAATACTAGGTAA